Proteins encoded in a region of the Streptomyces violaceoruber genome:
- the nuoH gene encoding NADH-quinone oxidoreductase subunit NuoH — protein sequence MSPYLAAEDLSMFGTDPWWLVVIKAVFCFAFLMVTVLFSIVWERKVVAWMQLRIGPNRHGPWGMLQSLADGIKLMLKEDVIVKRADKAVYVLAPIVAAIPAFMAIAVIPFGPAGNEVSIFGHRTAMQLTDLPIAMLFILAVASVGIYGIVLAGWSSGSTYPLLGGLRSCAQMISYEIAMGAAFASVFLYSGSMSTSEIVAQQDDRWYIVLLPVSFILYIVTMVGETNRAPFDMPESEGDLVGGFNTEYSSIKFAMFMLAEYVNMVTVSAVATTLFLGGWRAPWPISTFWEGANHGWWPLLWFVVKVQLLLFFFIWLRGTLPRVRYDQLMKLGWKVLIPVSLVWLMLVATVRALRNENYGFSDIALYIGGGVLVLLLLSFLVDMYRDKGGKAAETETGTGTETAFDPMAGGFPVPPMPGQQVPPVPRRRPRRERELIVSGGPDTHSDGPAGGPTDGKEASDG from the coding sequence ATGAGCCCGTACCTCGCCGCTGAAGACCTGTCGATGTTCGGCACCGACCCCTGGTGGCTGGTGGTCATCAAGGCGGTGTTCTGCTTCGCCTTCCTGATGGTGACCGTGCTGTTCTCCATCGTGTGGGAGCGCAAGGTCGTCGCCTGGATGCAGCTGCGCATCGGCCCGAACCGGCACGGACCCTGGGGCATGCTCCAGTCGCTCGCCGACGGCATCAAGCTGATGCTCAAGGAAGACGTCATCGTCAAGCGCGCCGACAAGGCGGTCTACGTCCTCGCGCCGATCGTGGCGGCCATCCCGGCCTTCATGGCGATCGCGGTGATCCCCTTCGGGCCGGCCGGCAACGAGGTCTCGATCTTCGGCCACCGCACCGCCATGCAGCTCACCGACCTGCCGATCGCCATGCTGTTCATCCTGGCGGTCGCCTCGGTCGGCATCTACGGCATCGTGCTCGCCGGCTGGAGCTCCGGATCGACGTACCCGCTGCTCGGCGGACTGCGCTCCTGCGCCCAGATGATCTCCTACGAGATCGCGATGGGCGCCGCGTTCGCCTCGGTGTTCCTCTACTCCGGTTCGATGTCCACCTCGGAGATCGTCGCCCAGCAGGACGACCGCTGGTACATCGTGCTGCTGCCGGTCTCCTTCATCCTGTACATCGTCACGATGGTCGGGGAGACCAACCGCGCCCCCTTCGACATGCCCGAGTCCGAGGGCGACCTGGTGGGCGGCTTCAACACCGAGTACTCGTCGATCAAGTTCGCGATGTTCATGCTCGCCGAGTACGTGAACATGGTGACGGTCTCGGCGGTCGCCACCACGCTGTTCCTCGGCGGCTGGCGGGCCCCCTGGCCGATCAGCACCTTCTGGGAGGGCGCCAACCACGGCTGGTGGCCGCTGCTCTGGTTCGTGGTCAAGGTCCAGCTGCTGCTGTTCTTCTTCATCTGGCTGCGCGGCACCCTGCCCCGGGTCCGCTACGACCAGTTGATGAAGCTCGGCTGGAAGGTCCTCATCCCGGTCTCCCTGGTCTGGCTCATGCTGGTCGCGACCGTGCGGGCGCTCAGGAACGAGAACTACGGCTTCAGCGACATCGCCCTCTACATCGGCGGCGGCGTCCTGGTCCTGCTGCTGTTGTCCTTCCTCGTCGACATGTACCGCGACAAGGGCGGCAAGGCCGCCGAGACCGAGACCGGAACCGGGACGGAGACCGCCTTCGACCCGATGGCCGGCGGATTCCCGGTCCCGCCGATGCCCGGACAGCAGGTGCCGCCGGTGCCCAGGCGCCGTCCCCGCCGGGAGCGGGAGCTGATTGTCAGTGGTGGGCCCGATACTCACAGTGACGGCCCTGCGGGCGGACCTACGGATGGAAAGGAGGCGTCCGATGGCTGA